The Biomphalaria glabrata unplaced genomic scaffold, xgBioGlab47.1 scaffold_49, whole genome shotgun sequence DNA window ctctctgtattttcttcaaacttctttaataacttcttcaactttcacatcaaattaacttcttaattcaataacaacttgacacttcataaataaaacttaaagatacataaaacttcacttagtataacttcaacttcaactactaaaactttacttaatggacccgctaatatcacaaaacttattactaatcaagaactgagcgaggaccccgtctaactgactttccctcaatttatacctttcttaatcgtacattccagaatcatggaaacttctcccctaattattttaataactttgaccttctagaagctgacgtgtgctattttttcccttaacctctttctttgattggatatctaaaattaacttgtttacgctggacacttgcactggtttgaacttgcttctagaaactggtcgaaataggtcacagactcgactcgtgacagaCACATCAAACCAACTCCTACTTAGATGTTTGACGCTTGAATTCCAGTATCCCTTACACCTGTACCAACAATTGTACAGTAATACATACCTTCCTTTCGGTTTTGCAAAAATTATGTGGTGTGTCATACTAATTCACACAGCTATAACCTATTTTAGAATCAAAATCTTGTTATTCTTATATAGTGTCTACAATGGCGAGTTACACTCATACAGATATATAAGAAAGAACGTACATGTTGTTCTATTAAACATGATTGTATTTGCATTATATGTATATGTGCATATTTTATGTGACTATAACCAATTCTCTGAAGGTTTTGAACATGCGCCCTTGAATCCAAGCTCTCGTGTCTTGCTACGTTGAACTGGTTAATATTCTATCTGTGGTAGGCATGAATGGTTCTAAGGATTTATCTATGTCCAACGAACGATGATGTCATCATTTTAGAGTCTCTCGTAGagaatttagaaataaataatgctaTTCTCGGGAGAATTATAACAAATTCAAGTTTGGATTATAATTGATTAACTTATTCTCTGACATTTTCAATGTCAATAtcataaacattgtttttttgaGTCCTCCTAAAAGGGAAATAGCCGCTCAGTCTTTAATGGTATAAGTTGAGTGTGGTTTGTCTCAGAGTTATCTGTTCTTCCGTTATAAAAGATCTCGTAAGATAGACACGATATTGAATATCCgagtttgttatattttgtagCTTGCAAAGCTTAGGTAAAACAGTTTTAgtatattgttgtaaatctaaGGCAGACAACTCAAACGAAGTTCTGcagtaaataaataagtgtgtttatttaccaggacaaacacataacagcTTTCTGTATTCAAAGAGTCTCGTTGCTAATTCTACCAGTCCTTTCACCAGCAACCTGAATACGGACCAACAACAGCCTttcccgcttcgctccaggtcccttctacagccttcaggcagcacaaaagctggcttcttagtctCCAACAACTCAGACTCTTCAGTATCACTTGATACACTGTTCTTTCCTCTATCCCAGCGCCCTCCTGTTCTGGTTCAATAGCGCGCTCATACGCACCACAAGCAGGGttagggttacaacaatattattatttttattatcattgaATTGCAAAACcgtctttttataaaataacaacatttaaaaatatttactattaatagtaagaaAGGTAGGCTATATGAAGTAAgggatgtaattatcttgttttccccaaaaaaattgttataaaaaatatatatatatattacttaatTATATAATTCCCTTTGCAGAAGTTACATAAGTGACcgataacatttatatttagacaATTTATTAAACGACGGggtttgaatatatatattattttacagGTTTTAAAAACAGATCAAAATGATACTTCCAGACTTCAGTCTTTGTATATACTTCATGGTAATGCTTCATTTTGAAATCGTCATATCATGACATACAGAGACATATCTCCTCATAAAGCTCATACTCACGGATAATACACAAACAAAATTGTCGCCGCTAACATATATACAACCAATTTTTTAAACCTATAttttactatctatctatctatctatctatacatccatccatctatctctctatctctctctctctctctctgtctgtctctctctctctctctctctctctctctctctctctctctctctatatatatatatatatatatatatatatatatatatatatatatatatatatatatataattctcttcatggctcaaaaGTTTGGACACAAataagtaaaggaaagatcactcttttatttcttcaagtcggactagagttaccatatgaaaaaaaaagagtactaatattttgccacatgggagaaaactctagtttgaccgtttttattttaaaagtataataaaattcatttaaatttaGCTTGATGTAAACAAAGTTTATCTTTATTAGcgcaggtcctatgaaagtgcggggcccactgcagtcgcataggttgcagtggcccaaGGCCGGTCCttcaaaataacggcgtatgctaagccgtgggtcgactagtactAATAGTTTGAAATGATCTACACCAAGGAGACATGAAAAAGTCTCTCATAGGGGCGCAAAGGCGGTTTTTtctttatacattaaaaaaaaattagatgacAAGAAATGGCCTGTGTTCCACCGGAAATATTTTACTCTATAGACGCTATGAAAATAAATTTCTGAAACTTGAATTAGAGAAAAAAtggtatttgttgttttttttcttcattattcGATTAGTATTTGaccttctatttttgttttactagaTTAATTCTTGTGCTctaaacaaaaagagaatgcgtttctgatgTTCGGAATGTTTGAACAATTCTCCAATATCGTCCagctcctctcccccccccccaacccccataTTTTTCGATGAGAAAAACGTTTGTTATCTTTTTCAGGGAAAATGAAATTCTGAATTTTTGAACGCAGGAAAATCCTCGGAAGGATCGTGATGTCACTccatttttaaagatttttttccggtgaaaaaaaaaagactttaaaaaatatctaggAAACAATATTTCTAACATAAAAGACTATTGGAATTGGaattaataaaatcattaaGTAAATTTGGAGTCCAGGCATattgcaaatatatatatggaaaaAAATTGCGCTACAATAACATTActctaagtttcttttctttttaaataaatcctaaatcccccccccctccgactCATTTGGATGTGCTTACAGCGCTTCCCAAGACTCCATATATGGCAAAAAGGGCAACGTAAATTTGTTACGCAATGGCCGCCATGGGTAAAAGTTTGGGcaactttaaattaaaacataatgagtaaaatatatttacaatacaTATATGTGCAATACTTTGTCTatgttgttttctttatattctttttaataaaaatattttatttttggacaGAGTCCAAAGGTGTTATTGCATATGTAAACAAAGATCAACCCGTTGTTACAAGTCTCCAAGGAAGTCATATACAAGATGTTGAAGGAGAAATCTATGACAACGCAATTAAAGATTCCTATCTTCAAGTCACATGGAGTAATCTGAAACACACTGAGTCAGGAAAATATTTTTGCGAAGCCCATAATCAATATTCAGAAGGAAGAATTGACAAGTCAAGTAACATGTTAACCATTACAGTTGAAAGACCAACGTTTGATGATTTGGTGGAAGCAATGCACAAATTGTTTACACAGGTCGATGGAGCCAAAGAAAGCCTAAAAGCTATTAATCAAAATATAAAGAACATCAACAAAGACTTGgattttaaagaacaaaatatcaCAAGCATAAAACAAGAGGTGATTAGAAATCAAAATAATATACAGATCCTTAGTGAAGACTTGAACATTAAGGAACAAAATTTGACAAGCATTAAAGCAGACTTGAGCACTaaacaacaaacttttttaaacatCAAAGAAGACGTGATTTTAAATCAACAAATTATACACAAAATTAAACAAGACTTAAACACTTATCGACATAATATGAGTAACATTGAAGAGCATCTGGAAGTAATCTTAACCAATCTTTCAACTGCCTCGATAAAAGTGAAAAATCAGACCGATGAAGGTATGCATATTTACGTATTTCTGAGGTTTACACACTTTTAGTCGCATCCGCAGTGTCATATCAAATAACCAAATGGAGGTAAAAATCAATGAAATCCAATACCACCGGCGAAAGACCGAGCAATCAATataagatacaaagataaaccacattccttgtcccatatgttaggacaagtttgtacaaatactccttcttccctagtgctattagagcatgaaatgggttgcctgagctagccaggaaaaccagtgacttggcagaaattaagtcattggttaatatgcatgactaaatgcttgacgcgtagaacgtaatcatcttctttttttaactaacgtctgtattatataagataagataagataagttattCGACGTTGTTACAGTACGAGAAGTTTAATAACAATGAAGGGAACGGTCGAATGTCGACTAACTGTTTACGTTCCTATCTCTAAGGCGTCctaaagtagtctgtttacatcgGCTGATATTTCGCTCTGACAAACAAAAACCTAGTCTTCTCTCTACTATTCCCGTCATTATctttaagtcaaaactttccctatttccaaaacaaataaataatatctaatTGTGccacaacaatatatatatatatacatcatgGGCTTAGCCAGGGGGAATTCTTGGGGGTTCAAaattttgtgactgattttttgctttgatgaCATATTGGTGTTACGTAGTTTGCCCTGGTAGtggcgaaatatgtaggtcgcagctggggctgcgtatccacgggaaatactgcattccttattaatcttTAGATTTGgcgacaagccttattattattgttgttgttgttgttgttgtttttattactattatattgTGTAGTTATCTTTCTGTCAGACTTAAAATTAaatcccttcccccccccccactccaatttttttttctctttaggaAGCAAAATGAGCTATCCACCCCGTAAATCTTGTCGTGACGTCAACAGTACAGACGAGCGTGTGGTGGTAACATTAACTTCCGGGTTAAAGGTCATGTGTGACACCAAGACAGACGGCGGTGGATGGATCATCTTTCAGAGAAGAATCAACGGAAATGTAGATTTCTATAGAGGCTGGAAGGAGTATCGTGACGGCTTTGGAGATTACAACATTGGTGAATTTTATCTgggaaatgaaaatatttatatgttaaCATCTACTGGGCAATATAATTTAAGAATTGATTTGAAATATAAGAACAAGGCATTTTTTGCGCAATATTCaggttttaaaatattgagtgaaaaagagaaatataaattaaacataGGAGCATATTCAGGAAATTCTGGTGATAATTTCTCAAGTCACAATAACGCATTCTTTACCACTTTTGATAGAGATAACGACGAGTATAGTTATAACTGTGCAGTAGACTACACAGGAGCCTGGTGGTACCACAGTTCATGCCTTAACTGTAACTTAAACGGTAAATGGGGAAGTTCCGATTTTGCCAAAGGTGTTAACTGGTATGACTTAAGTAGGTTTGATTCAAGTGTTTCCTTTACCGAGatgaaaataagagaaatataATAAGATAACTTCTGCTGGACTTTTTGATTTAAGAATTGATTTGAATTGCAATAACAAGAAATATTTTGCTAAATATTCGAATTGAGTGAAAAcaacaattataaataaaagataggAGTTGACTCAGGAGATGCTGGTGATAGTATTTCACAGCACAATAACGAATTCTTTAGCACTTTTGATAGAAATAACGAAGAAATATTTAGAGAATTTGTGCCcaagagattttttaaaaaatatttcattattattttttgtaattattatttatattttgttttgtatttcaaatttttatattcatgTATTGTAAATTTTATTACAGACATTTTAAAGAATACAATTAAAGTACTAAAATCTCCAGCATTAGAATTTTGTTCATTTGATCTGTTGCATGATAACAGACGAAATTCCAGCTCCATGTGGCTAAGAGGCTAAGCACGCTTGAGCTTAACTTGACTGCATATCAAGGGCCTTGACGGTGGCTCgtggttcgacacccgactcgggcagagttgtgctaactgagcgcctaaaggcagcacggaaaacctactcccagataccctTCTGGTCTACTAAAGAGGATAATACTGCTCTGTGCATACTAGAACCTTAAAAGTGgcgctatataaaatctatttaaatattgGCACCTAGGTGGAGACGTCTGTTAGAGCAAACAGGAGAACAATTAGTAGCGAGCATAACCTCCGTCTGGTTACACTGGTCTTggttgaatttttgttttaactttccAAGGCAAGGAGGCAAAAAAGACCTGAGGACCTGCAGCCACGTTGTTTTGAAAGGGGTCCGTTATAAGAGCCGTGGCATCTAGCTAGCGCACACCTTATTGACTCTCTGTGAGTGCAAGAATAGAATATAAGGTAGCCACAATTTAACATCAGCGTATTTATAATATTGAGAACCCCTGGAACCTTAGTGAACTTCTCAATTAATATGTCCCTCATAGATACTTTCGTTCGATTGacaatatgcttttttttatccCTTCCAAACTTACGGTATTATCTTGTGATGGCTTTATCTGTTCACTGGACAACGGCGTGGAATTCTCTCTCCATTGACAAGCCAAAATGATTCACTGTGTTAAAAAAGTAAGTAAGTCAAGACATAACTCAATCTTACTTGCCCATTTAACGGTTTTGAATAGTCTTTTTGTCAGTTTGTCACGTATGGACATCGATAACTGCAAGAGCTATAgttgtaaaattaattatgcaagctgctttctttttctttgtcattAACCAAcctttaaacattaaataaacgTAAGGGAGATTATATAAGAGTAATGTAGGGGagattatagagagaaatgtaagggagattatAGAGAAATGTAAGGAagattatagagagaaatgtaagggagattatagagagaaatgtaagggagattatagagagaaatgtaagggagattatagagagaaatgtaagggagattatagagagaaatgtaagggagaatatagagagaaatgtaagggagattatagagagaaatgtaagggagattatagagagaaatgtaagggagattatagagagaaatgtaagggagattatagagagaaatgtaagggagattatagagagaaatgtaagggagaatatagagagaaatgtaagggagattatagagagaaatgtaagggagattatagagagaaatgtaagggagattatagagagaaatataagtgagattatagagagaaatgtaagggagattatagagagaaatgtaagggagattctagagagaaatgtaagggagattatagagagaaatgtaagtgagattatagagagaaatgtaaGCGAGATTATAGAGTAATATAAGGGAGATTAAAGAGAGAAATGTAAGGAAgattacaaatataaatttatggaaaattatagaaagaaatgtaTTGGAGATTACAGAGATAAATATAAGGGAGATTATAGAGAAAGGGGTAGGAACCTATGCTACAACAGCGCCCTCTCAAGAAAGTAAAGCTTGTTATAGGTTTTGTCTGGTCTGTTTGTACGTTAGGTTTATAttgggattaaaaaaaaacaaaccagaaaatGTATGAAGCTCCATTTTCgtcatatttaaatttttgcAACGTTTAGGCGTAACGACTACGTTATGGcgtttttctatttataaaatacACTACTTTGAAAGCATATCACAAAATCGACGTAAGAGAAATATTAAGCATGTATTTTAGTTTATGATAGCCCTATTCAAATCATAACTTTTTGAAACCTGGAACCAAGAACCTGCATGGGCGCCAGTAGGATATTTTGCAAGAGGGGTGCTAATTGCCACCTATGGCTCAAAATTGTAGCTTcaacttttttattacaaagaatataaaaaaaaaaattgcttcttGTCGCAATTGATAAACCGTCGATGATACGCTTATCAGGCAGTAGCTCTGATATTGTTCTGTACGTTGCAATTCTTGAATCGTTTTAGTATGAAGacaaaacaggttgaactgagcatGATTATTGCTGGAAAAGTgagacgttaatgaagaaactaacgaatcaagTTACGCAATGTAAAGTCATGTTCTGTAACAATCCCAAAATGCAAACATGGGGTTTTTGCTCGGTGTATCTGTCGACTACAAAGTCTCGGCAGCACCAACTCATTACCAAGTTTGTCTGCCAGCAGTGTCACCTTACTCAAGATGCCATCCCTGAGGTGTTCTTCAGCATGGTCAAGTTAACGtttgattatgtcattaatgtgactgctgatgtgctgttgaTTGGCCGCTTGTGCTAGGATGCACAGACTACAATATCGCGGAAACTGGTTTAAGAACGCGTGAATAATTGAcgacaattaaaagacaaatcagaaacacacgAGAAGCAGGCACTGATTACACATATGCAGATTGTTTTGGTTTCACTTACAATCGTTATTTtaaaacagtcaaagatcttctcaaGTATTGACTTTAAGCGCGAATGAATTCGTAACTCTCTGTTTTACGGAAGAATTAGATAAACTTGATGAAACAACAGCATTACGTTTATCTGCAAcgatatttgtatatttttcacAGTTCTGAATGCAACTCATCACGGGTGGTGTCATCGCAGCCTTGGCCAAGTAGTATGTCCATGTCTAAACTGTACATGACGTATTCgctgacaatgacgttagacaCAGTTCGAGTTCCAAGTTCCTGTGGAACTatttattttgctcattactatttcactaccctgttataattaaaaatttattaacttttttttttgtatgtaatcaggaaatgttatattgGGCACAttgtggtggaataagtccgcCGATCGGTCTGTTTGCATGGGGATGATGGCCTGCGActcctaggggtaaagtcttagagccacaacgtggtaaatattttgttggtatTATATAGGCATATAGACAGGCACAAGCAAAACGCAAAGCTTAATGATTTTGTggaagaacaaatatttaataaagattaattaagaagaaatacaatcaGTGAGTGAGGGGGGATGTACAGGatgatttaggattttatgataacgttaagataatatcatcactgggatGTTGCTTATAAAAACTCGAGTATAgtttgcttattcggctgtctctcaTTTATCTGTATTCAAGGTTCTCCTTCGGGGTGGGGTAAGTTGAAGCTCCGTTGTGCTGGCAGTCAGTTGCTTGTGCCCTGCAGGTAGGCAGGCACTAGTGTGATGAATATGAGGATGCCACGCCGTGGGCTCACTTCCGTAGTAGGTGCAGACCGGTCCTGGGACttcagcctggaatgccttcaGTTCTGGTCGAGGGtgatgagtgactcaccctcaacgggaatgtgtggagagTTGCTGAGGACTGCCTTcaggcaacaaaacacgccagccctgATGTAGGAGGCTATGAGATGAGATGTGAgaggagcctgaattattaaaccatacaggctggttggcgacgggcgcatccttgataggagcgtctccctcagACTAACTAAGATAGGTGTTAACGACATTTCACTAGGTCTGATAATAATTGCTGTACAAATGATATAACAATATTACGCATACACATATACATGTACCAGGCAGGGGCATAAATGAGGAGGGAAACAGGGGGACCGTAATACAGGGTTGTAGCCCCTGTGACCTCATTGACCCACAGCTCGTGACCAGAGGACCGTGACAAGAAAAGGGTTGGGGGGAGTAGAAAAGGGCACATAACTATGCGGCCGACAGGCCGAAAATAGTGGGGTAGGCACGCGAGACTGATTCTACAGCCTAATGATGCATGGTAACAGCACAGTACGTGCATAGCAAAAACAAGCATAATCATAATGTATACATATGTGCACATGTACAGGTACATATGCACAGGCAAGGAAATAATCTAGACGTGAGTAGGTCCAGATAAATATGGATATGAATGaataacaaatgcataaataaaCATTATGATTAACTAAATTGTAACTTGGTTGTCCACCGTTGGGAgtacagtcaacattgacgagtAAATGAGGAACACATATTCATAGAGatttacaaatgtaatatttggaagcaaacaagtgttaacatggtaatgatacataaacataaatgttacaggcgaagacacactaaataataatgataaagtttttccaactcacccgCTTTGCTCTCACAGAAGTTCCTAAATGAATCGTTGACTTgagtcttctgacttctcagtgattctgatgtagaatggcattaacctgaaactttcgAGTGCGGCTTTTATAGGTTCAATAGCGGTACGTTAGAGTAGTGACGATCCAATGGCCATAGAGTCCTTCGAatttagaattgttaaattgaccaatcttttcatttggggctcactcacctgacttctttaacccgcgaccggggggggggcgaaggagGATGAAAGCGGAACCATGCAACAATTAACAGACTGGACCATCGTTCGAT harbors:
- the LOC106057383 gene encoding angiopoietin-1 (The sequence of the model RefSeq protein was modified relative to this genomic sequence to represent the inferred CDS: added 61 bases not found in genome assembly) translates to MARLFLLFILCVFVVSLAGSELVIDVQPNVISPEITPQLVINCSITNNEVQQLDLIKSLTLSRYNETIREFDDLIALDSLTLNLKQFVRFKYSQISFGNLYITLTLPNPTQFDARIYKCNATGANSDGTNISLFAKKAVEYETNSTALIEEIRRIKKDENYCSFKKDDLADIKQRSRVYFSGSSDIIKERIEPLTLKCTFQVLKTDQNDTSRLQSLYILHESKGVIAYVNKDQPVVTSLQGSHIQDVEGEIYDNAIKDSYLQVTWSNLKHTESGKYFCEAHNQYSEGRIDKSSNMLTITVERPTFDDLVEAMHKLFTQVDGAKESLKAINQNIKNINKDLDFKEQNITSIKQEVIRNQNNIQILSEDLNIKEQNLTSIKADLSTKQQTFLNIKEDVILNQQIIHKIKQDLNTYRHNMSNIEEHLEVILTNLSTASIKVKNQTDEGSKMSYPPRKSCRDVNSTDERVVVTLTSGLKVMCDTKTDGGGWIIFQRRINGNVDFYRGWKEYRDGFGDYNIGEFYLGNENIYMLTSTGQYNLRIDLKYKNKAFFAQYSGFKILSEKEKYKLNIGAYSGNSGDNFSSHNNAFFTTFDRDNDEYSYNCAVDYTGAWWYHSSCLNCNLNGKWGSSDFAKGVNWYDLSRFDSSVSFTEMKIREI